The Ascidiaceihabitans donghaensis genome includes the window AGCAAAATGGCCCAATCGGGTGTTTGCGCAAAAGGGGGACGCAAGCCCGGAAACTTGGAAGCTACCAGCGTCAGGCCAAGCCCGCGCATCAACTCGACCGCGCTGATAGTGTCGCCAAGATGGCGCTTCATCTCTTGGAACACAGCCAGCCCTTTTGCAGGTGACTGGATTGCCAGAAATGCTGTGCTTGTGTCGGGATATTGCGGTTTCAGCTTCAGGGTCGCCGCAGTGATGATGCCCAGCGTCCCTTCGCTGCCGATCAATAGGTGACGCAGGTCATATCCGGTGTTGTTCTTATGCAGCGGGCTAAGTTCATCCAGAACCGTGCCATCGGGCAATACGGCTTCGATTCCAAGGCATAAATCCCGCGCGTTGCCGTATCGCAAAACCTGAATACCGCCTGCATTGGTTGCCAGATTGCCGCCGATGCAGCAGCTTCCTTTCGAGGCCATGTTCAAGGGAAACATCATGTCGTGATCTTGGGCTGCAGTGTGTACGTTTTCCAAAATGCAGCCTGCTTCCACAACGATCACGCTGTCATCCACACTAAAGTGTCGCACCTTGTTCATCCGTTCCAGCGACACGACGATGGCGTTGTCACTGTCAATGGCAAGCTGCCCGGCCACAACACCTGTGCCACCGCTGTAGGGGACAATGCCGATGCTGTTTGCAGCGCACAGGCGCACGATTTCTGCAACTTGTGCAGTGGATGCTGGAAGGGCAATCAGGCTGGCCTGTC containing:
- a CDS encoding FAD-binding oxidoreductase, producing the protein MRNAQFSEPDPKTLDAIKRVLGPAGWKAPQDASRYFEDPRGRFRGQASLIALPASTAQVAEIVRLCAANSIGIVPYSGGTGVVAGQLAIDSDNAIVVSLERMNKVRHFSVDDSVIVVEAGCILENVHTAAQDHDMMFPLNMASKGSCCIGGNLATNAGGIQVLRYGNARDLCLGIEAVLPDGTVLDELSPLHKNNTGYDLRHLLIGSEGTLGIITAATLKLKPQYPDTSTAFLAIQSPAKGLAVFQEMKRHLGDTISAVELMRGLGLTLVASKFPGLRPPFAQTPDWAILLEASGALGLGDRMQEALGACFDKDLLTDAVVAQSQSQRDSLWALRENTPAANRMAGAFCNSDTSVPLSRIDDFVKDTLQAIFDIHPDVQINSYGHLGDGNIHHNVLPPNGVSKADFLSANPGIIDAVRLAINDVTQKHNGSISAEHGIGRLKTDDLETYASAARYDTLKRIKAALDPKSIMNPGALIR